The following are encoded together in the Pseudomonas sp. IB20 genome:
- a CDS encoding low affinity iron permease family protein: MKFSAVSQSLSRWAGSARTFYAAVALIFLWSLSGPYFHYNDTWQLIINTSTTIITFLMVFLIQNTQNRDNDILHIKIDELLRVSKDAQNAVLSLDGLDRKELEHLRGQYRSIGDTGSVSLNSNCGEVVDDALPSKTDLNQA, translated from the coding sequence ATGAAATTCTCCGCAGTCTCCCAATCTCTTTCGCGCTGGGCAGGCAGTGCCCGGACGTTTTATGCGGCCGTCGCGTTGATTTTTCTGTGGAGCCTGAGCGGGCCGTACTTTCACTACAACGACACCTGGCAGCTGATCATCAACACCTCGACCACCATCATTACCTTCCTGATGGTGTTCCTGATCCAAAACACGCAAAACCGCGACAACGACATCCTGCATATCAAGATTGATGAGCTGCTGCGCGTGTCCAAGGATGCGCAGAACGCTGTGTTGAGCCTGGATGGGCTAGACCGCAAAGAGTTGGAGCACCTGCGCGGGCAATATCGCAGCATCGGCGACACCGGCAGCGTCAGCCTAAACAGCAATTGCGGTGAAGTGGTGGACGATGCGCTGCCGAGTAAAACCGACCTGAACCAGGCATAA
- a CDS encoding methylated-DNA--[protein]-cysteine S-methyltransferase, whose translation MSYEYKLMPSPVGQLTLVARDGKLNAILWEKERANRVRLGELQEANDSPVLLEAERQLREYFAGTRNQFELALDFTGTAFQKQVWQALLTIPFGETRSYSQIAQQIGNPKAVRAVGAANGRNPISIIAPCHRVIGASGGLTGFAGGLEAKQYLLALEDRGQVKLAL comes from the coding sequence ATGTCCTACGAATACAAGCTCATGCCCTCCCCCGTTGGCCAGCTCACCCTGGTCGCGCGCGACGGCAAACTCAACGCCATCCTGTGGGAAAAAGAGCGCGCCAACCGCGTGCGTTTGGGTGAGTTGCAGGAGGCCAACGACAGCCCGGTGCTGTTGGAAGCCGAGCGCCAGTTGCGAGAGTATTTCGCCGGCACCCGCAACCAGTTCGAACTGGCACTGGATTTCACCGGTACAGCGTTTCAGAAACAAGTCTGGCAGGCGCTGTTAACCATCCCCTTTGGCGAAACCCGCAGCTACAGCCAGATCGCCCAGCAGATCGGCAACCCCAAAGCGGTGCGTGCGGTGGGCGCTGCCAACGGGCGCAACCCGATCTCGATCATTGCGCCTTGCCACCGCGTCATCGGCGCTTCAGGCGGGTTGACCGGGTTTGCCGGAGGGCTTGAGGCCAAGCAGTATCTGTTGGCGCTCGAGGATCGCGGTCAAGTGAAACTTGCCTTGTGA
- a CDS encoding type II toxin-antitoxin system HicB family antitoxin translates to MLYPIAISTGDENHAWGVEVPDIPGCYSAGDDLDDAMAMAREAIEGHFEILAEDGAPIPRAQKVTVHAANPQYAGCTWAVVDIDVTKYLGKAQKLNITLPGYLLNRIDEYVLHHPEEKSRSGFLASAALKVLQKEG, encoded by the coding sequence ATGCTTTACCCCATCGCAATTTCAACCGGTGACGAGAACCATGCCTGGGGCGTGGAAGTCCCGGATATTCCTGGCTGCTACTCTGCTGGCGATGATTTGGACGACGCCATGGCCATGGCCCGTGAGGCGATCGAAGGGCACTTCGAGATCCTTGCGGAAGATGGCGCGCCAATTCCCCGCGCGCAAAAAGTTACCGTGCATGCGGCCAACCCACAGTACGCCGGCTGCACTTGGGCCGTGGTGGACATTGATGTCACCAAGTACCTGGGCAAGGCGCAGAAACTCAACATCACCCTGCCCGGCTATCTGTTGAACCGTATCGATGAATACGTGCTGCATCACCCCGAAGAAAAAAGCCGCTCGGGTTTTCTGGCGTCGGCAGCGCTGAAGGTGCTGCAAAAAGAGGGATAG
- a CDS encoding type II toxin-antitoxin system HicA family toxin yields MDSRYLIGHIVAHGWYLVRTRGSHHHFKHPTKPGLVTIPHPKKDLLDKTAKRILKQALLS; encoded by the coding sequence GTGGATAGCCGATATTTGATAGGTCACATTGTTGCGCACGGCTGGTACCTGGTGCGCACACGGGGCAGTCATCACCACTTCAAACACCCGACAAAACCGGGGTTAGTGACGATTCCTCATCCCAAGAAGGACCTGTTGGACAAAACCGCCAAGCGCATTTTGAAACAGGCTCTGCTCAGTTGA
- a CDS encoding LysR family transcriptional regulator, whose amino-acid sequence MLDLRKLRYFLTVAEELHFGRAALRLHLAQPPLTRQISALEAELGFKLFDRTSRTVSLTAQGRSFLPYARGVLEQVELAQVIASKLAAGTAGQLALGYVSSIALSDLFSQAIQAFAQRFPDVQLTLVECASGSLGAQVADGRLDIGLSRLLPQTGEVHALSLGEERLVAAVSSDSPLARQAAVSVAQLGAFPLILFPADYGSGLNQSIEQLYRHHGQPLRAGPTGRQITSIIALVAAGQGVALVPECTQSLMNKGVTYRPLVEADACAQLLALTPAIRKNRLAEAFLSVLAEVLHTR is encoded by the coding sequence ATGCTCGACCTACGCAAGCTGCGTTACTTTCTGACGGTCGCCGAAGAATTGCACTTCGGCCGCGCAGCACTTCGCCTGCACCTGGCCCAGCCGCCACTGACGCGGCAGATCTCGGCGCTGGAAGCGGAGTTGGGGTTCAAGCTGTTTGATCGCACCAGCCGCACGGTGTCCCTCACCGCTCAAGGCCGTTCGTTCTTGCCTTACGCGCGTGGCGTGTTGGAGCAGGTTGAGTTGGCGCAGGTCATCGCCAGCAAATTGGCAGCGGGCACCGCAGGCCAATTGGCACTCGGGTATGTGAGTTCAATCGCGCTGTCGGACCTTTTCAGCCAGGCGATCCAGGCCTTCGCCCAGCGCTTTCCCGATGTGCAGTTGACCTTGGTGGAGTGCGCCTCCGGCAGCTTGGGCGCGCAAGTGGCGGATGGGCGGCTGGATATCGGGCTGAGCCGCCTGTTGCCGCAAACAGGGGAAGTCCACGCGCTGTCGCTGGGCGAAGAGCGCTTGGTGGCAGCAGTGTCCAGTGACAGCCCGTTGGCCAGGCAGGCTGCCGTCAGCGTGGCGCAGCTCGGTGCTTTTCCGTTGATACTGTTCCCGGCAGATTACGGGTCGGGGTTGAACCAGTCCATCGAGCAACTTTACCGCCACCACGGCCAGCCCTTGCGCGCCGGGCCGACCGGGCGGCAGATCACTTCGATCATTGCGCTGGTAGCCGCCGGGCAAGGCGTGGCGCTGGTACCCGAATGCACGCAAAGTTTGATGAACAAAGGCGTGACGTATCGCCCGTTGGTGGAGGCGGATGCGTGCGCGCAGTTGCTGGCGCTGACCCCGGCGATAAGAAAAAATAGATTGGCTGAGGCATTTCTCAGTGTGCTGGCAGAGGTTTTACACACTCGGTAA